GGGTAAGaaggggttttttgtttggttgtttggtttttggttcATGATAAGCTGACGTgtgcaaacattttaaagttttctaaattaACAAGTCTTTCtgtaaaaattcagataaaacGAGCATGTCCCAATAATGCAGGTAACTACAATCATTTCAGAATTGTTTAAGGAGTTTTGGGAGGTACAAAAAGGGGCTTGTAAAAAACTaacttgttcatttgttttgctttaggTGCATTGACCAAGGCATCAAACCAGCTTTAGACTGTAGTTGCTACATTCTTTGGATGGGTCCACACGAACTACAGTACAGTGTGTAGTGTCATAGAAAATAGCCATGCTTGAAGtgtaaattagtaaaaatatctttatcaaTTTATgccaaaataaatgtttacatatccaaactattttttgtcttcttaccTATAATTTTAgttcccaatttaaaaaaaattagcctgTGCTATGATTTGCATTCAATTTTCCTGAACTGCTAAAAGCCACCTGATTTTTCGCTTTTTCAAAAAGCATGATTTACTATACATTAAAAACGTAGCCATTCAATGCTAAGTTTCACAAAATCAACACCCACAATAACAAGACAATCACTGCCACTAAACAGTCTGTGagacaattctttaaaatatttacagttcACAACAGGAATAACTATCTGATTAAgcgttcttatttttttttaatatcatcttTCAATATTTCAGGAAAAGGCATTTAGAATCCACACTTCCACCCCCTTAACAAAGGGTTTAAACATTGTTTTGGTTTAAGCATTCATGCCCCAGCCAACTCTTTGCCATTAAATACGTAGCTCATGGGAAATCAAAGAAAGGCTACGGCATGATTTTGTTCAGTTGGTCTGTGCTCACGTAGCCACATGATGAGAGAAACTCTTTGTCAGGCAAGGGCAAGGCGGTAGCATTGAGTACGAGGCCCTGTGGAGACTGTACTATATGAATGGAAGTATAGTCTGGGACAGGCATCTCAGAGCTTGAAGCACGTTCTGCTGTCCCAGACCTCCCAGCAGTAGTGGTAAGGCTTTCTGTGGTGATGTAAATGTCTTCCTGGTTAAAGCTTGGCTCGACACGTGATTCAACCTCGACGTGAGGGGCCACGGGGATGCACTTTTTGGCATCTGCCTCACAGAAGTAGGCGTTGTCCATGATGAAGTTGGCTTGGCAGAGTGAGACCACTTCGGGATGCATGTCACATTGGGATATCCCTGTCTTGTTTTTTTGGCCCGGGGAAAGGACCACACTCCCTGCTGGCGTAATGTCGCTTACCTGGGCATAAAAGTCGATGTTTGCCAGTGAACTCGGATTGCTTAGTTGAGTATGGGCAGCTTGATGAGTTGACTCAGTTCCACCAATAAGAAGTGGTCTTGGTTTGTTTTCCTCTGCTAGGATAACACTGGGCTGCTGAGTAGCAGGGGTAGCATTACTAGAAGATGAGTCCTTTTGATTTTTCTGGTCAAGGCACAAAAGATCTGCTTCCCCTTTTAACCTTTGTGGCTGAGCAACCTCTGAGGTACCATCACTCATGTCGCTGGCATTGAAATCAGTCTCCAGAATGTCAGGTTCATAACAGCTGGTACGTCCAGAGTCGTCATCCTTTGCCCCAAGGATATTAAGTGATTTCTGATGGTCATTGCTTAGAAGTCTGTCTGTGTCTGATCCTTCAGTCTTTTCATCGGGGTCATCAATATCTAGCTCAATGAATTCAACCCAAGAGTCATCATTGTAAAATTCAGGTTTATAGTTGTCATGAACAGCTAAGATTGTGTTCACCTCTTCTAATTTTCCTTCCtagggaacagaaagaaaatgatctatGAAAAGAAACTCATAATGATGAAGTCATTTAACAAAAAACCTTCAGAGACTAATTATGGTTCCAATAAGAACAATAGTAACAAAGGcatataataacaaaaaatacattaGTGAAGGATTTTTAACTACATAAGACATTCTCATAATTTTAAGagatgtaatattttaaaaaatttttctccagAAAGGGTACAAAAAATAGAGTGGATACATATAGCTTGCAAAAGCTCTCAACATCAGGCAATGTTTTCAGGTATCATTTAATTAGTGTCATCTATAGTTTAGATAATTTGTTAATTACCTTAAGGAGATCTGGATCAATTCCTTTAATCTTTGGAACTGGAACTGGGGGCAGAATCAGCATCTTAATccttgaaaacaaaatttcagtttGACATATCTTAAAAGTTacacattctttcatttcaaaagatagaaataaaatacagtagttcccccagccagccctggtggtctagtggttaagatatggtactctcaccaccacagcctagattggtttcctggtcagggaaccacaccactcatctgtcagttgttgcactgtggtggctgtgtgttgctgtgatactgaaagctatcaTTCAAATGTGATAGCtattatttgctattatttcaaataccagcagggtcagccatggtggacgggtttcagtggagtttccagactaagacagactaggaaaaaggacctggccacccattttcaaaaaaattggccatgaaaaccctgtgaatagcagtgtaGGATTGTCTTATATAGCGCCAAAAGAtgagaggatggggcaaaaagCCCAGTCATGGGTCCACTCTGCTATGCACAGgtggctaggagtcagaattgactcgatGGAACTAAGAACAAagttcccccttatccatggtttcagttacctgcagacAACTGCAGTCTCAAAATAGagtaaaattaagatattttgagagaaagagagagactgcattcacataacttttattacagtatattgttataattgttctattttattattagttattgttgttaatctcttactgtgcctaatttataagttaaactttatcataggcatgtatgtataggaaaaaacagtatatgtagggtttggtactatctggggtttcaggcatccactaggggtcttggaacgtatcccccacGAATCGGGGGGACTACCATATTGGCAGTACTATTACTTATTCCAAATATTCTGATACTTTATTTAAGTGGAatatgagaaagagaatgaaaatattaagcAGTAAGTGATAAGGAAAaactatagaagaaaaaaagaaccaaaaaccCCTCCTCTGAAGTCAGTTTAAACAAAACATGGTTTTCCcgtaatctttattttttccttaatgtcTCTTATTGACAGCCAGCATGAGCATTTGGGAGTGAGAAATTTAATTCCATTTGGAGCCAATTTCCATTTCACTTATAAGGAAGGTAATTTTAGTGTACATCTCATCAGTAATttgtggaggaagaaggaaggagggacagagagagggaggaaaggagggagggaagggaggagagagaaggaaaaagagccaATCTACATAGAGCCAAAATTATTTGCACGCTCAGAAAAGGGTTGACTGGGATGAGTTTGCACCACACAGCTCACattaattaaaaattgtataagaGCATCTCATTAACCAGGGTGTCACTCCAGGGTTCATTCCATTTGGGAGGGACTAAATGTGAACTATCTCTAATCAGTGTGGATTTATATACACAATTCTAAGATGCACTCACATTttctcttccaaatatttaaattagtttttgaCCACAATTCATTTCAATGTCTATCCTCCCTGTCTTGTGCCttattgtatccccagcacttagaacaattCCTGCGACAtagaaggtactcaataaacatttcttgaataaatttgaataaatcaCTTATCTATTTTGTTAATAGTGTAATCTagagtttgtgttttaaaatgaacATTGTAGCTCTAGAAAAAAGCTGAGATAATCCACTCCAACCAActcattttattgttaaaaaaataaaaacccctacgTGTCAGAGATACCACTGTTGGGCAGGGATGGTAAGCTGAGCTTTGGATATCAACTGATATGCCACTCAATGCGAATGGACAGTCTAGTCTATTCAACAGGGAACTCAGTGTCTGAatatttctactgtctttttatcTAATTCAAGGAATAAGCCAAATTTCATAAGTTGCTTTGAGTAGCTTCCACTAGGTTTACCCAGTGGgataagtattaaaaaaaattgttactgaTGAATAGgagatatagaaaaaatataaattattaataataactgCCACCTCTGATAAGCCAGACATTGTGAGACGTATTTTGCACTAAACTATGGGTCGGCAAATTatagcctgtgggccaaatctggcctgctgtctgtttttgtaaataaagttttattggaacacagtcatgttTATCTGTTcatatattgtctatggctgctttgaTGCAATGGtggcaaagttgagtagttgcaacagagacacACGGCCCAGAAAACCTAAaaatttactatttggccctttataAAACAAGTTTGTCAACTCtgcactaaatattttatttaatcaaccAGGGAGGCAGATGATATTAACCTGTAGAAAGATTTAGAGATTTAGGGAAGGTGTTCAAATCATACACTAACACTTGATACAGCTGGGGCTCAAATCCAAAGTACCTGACCCCATAACCCAGGCCCTTTGCCTTCTGTCATGCTGCTGTGTTATTTGGTTCTGCATCtctaaataaacatttcaaatgttcaaaaacatacacaaacataaCATAACCCTAATTATAGGAAGCAAAGATTCCCAAACGTCTAATGCTTGAGTTTGTTATGAGAGCCTCTCCTTTTTGAAGAGGATGATGCATTTAGGCTCATGTTAGTAGTTAGCTTTCTAAGAGTTGTGGTTGACTTTGCCAGGGTGGCAGACCCTGCAGGCTATAGGGCCCAAGCAGGtcatacaaataaatgaagcagGCCAGTTACAATGTCATAGGGAGAGATGGGAATGGTGACAGGCTTCTCAAATGGGACAGCTGGTCCTTTGCCTCAGTGCATGTTGCCATACAGGAATATCAACCCAGTTTCACTAGATCTTTCAGCTTTTAAGGGTGATCTGGGCATCTGGATTTGTGTGTGAAAATTCCCTAATTTGAAAACACTTCATAGCAAAACCTTTACTCCAAATCAAATAGCAAAACATTTACtccaaaaatcaaaataacataaaacaacaaacacagatCTGCGGCTGAATTTGGCTTTCAGGTTGCCAGTTTGCCACTCCTGTTTTATGCCAATTCAGGTATTTCTTTCTTGGTTAGTAACAGCTTGAATGGTGGGAACAATAGAGTATAGAGTATAGATAACTTGGCATGAAACTATGTTTGTGACTTTGGTGTAATTTTATTCAAATCCAAATTACATGATAAATTTTGCTGCAGTTGACTCAATTATCTGGATTAAAAAAGGGAGAAGTAGCAAAGATTGTGGACTCACAAAACTTCAAGCAAAGATATGGAGGACCTGAAGTCCTTTACAGCCCTAAGGTTTAGGGAAAGCTGATGTAACACCTCATTTTTTGGagtatcattttaattattagaaCTACATGCTCTTCCCACACCTGCTGAcaatcattttctatttcctactTTCATTAGAACATGGAAATTTAGACAATAATAAGGATTTTTATgggcaaatgaaaaagaaaaattaattcttttctaCAAAGAACTTAATTTAGCACAGGAAATTTGAAAGTACaaaaaagatttccaaataattttacaatttgATGATTTTGGCCAGCATCCTAGTTAAGAACTTCATTATTCATAGAAAACACTCTTTTAGACAAaggttaatatattttctttgaaatcctATTTGTTCAGAGGATtatcttttcttccaaatattgtTAGCTAATATAATTAAGCAACATAACAAATTTACTTGGGCTTCACAATGACTCGAAATTGACAGCTAATGTTGAGGAAATTACTTCATAGACATTGTGGGTTTATCTACAGCTGTTACATATAAATTAGCCCATCAAGGGTACAGATCAATGAATTCAAATTAATCAACAGAATaatttggctcctttgttgtTGGCATGACTTAAGTATATAAATTACTCAAAAtcctgaaaatttatttatttatttactaatttttcccCCAACAATTGAAAATGTGTTGTCCTGTTTTATAATAGTTGTGTTTGTAAAACAGAAATGTTGCTAGAAAGTTAGGTGCAAGATGAAATTCTGGAGAGTGCATTTTGCTTTCCTCTTGGTTTACATTATAAAATTGGAGACACACTCTACTAAAACCAATCTTTTCTGCATTCCCTTGGAGACATTTAGCACGCATGACACTCTAGAACTCTAGCTTATGGAAATTCTTCTttctaagaaaattatattttgatgtttataaatgttatacAACTTCAAAAAACAAATTAGATATATTCACATAGATCTTATTTTGATTTCTAGATGCCTCTTGGCTTCAGCTGGAGAACCTGTTTTTAGTCCTAGGTAGGGTGAGCAACCATCTTGGTTTGCCTGGCACTGAGGGGTTTCCCGGgacaggactttcagtgctaaaaccaggaacgtcccaggcaaactgggagtGCCAGTCGCCCTAATTCTAGGAGAAGGAGCAAGATTAAGCCCCGGGACTCTAAAAATACTCTAAATGTAAGAAAACTGGCAATTGGTACCAGTAATTTTTCCTACaatttgtattaaaatttccTGTGGTTTGTACTGagtttctttcaaaaacaaaaatagaatgatTAGCTATTACAGCTTAAGGAAAATTTCAAGGTCACATAATCCAACACCCTCAATATTACCCATGAGaacacagaggcccagagaggttaatggACTCAAATGTGATTAAAGAGCAGCGGCAGAATAACAACTGGAACCCAAGTCTTTTAACTCCAAGAGAATACAGACTGGAACTTCTTCAAACTTGGATTTTAGCTGCGTTTACAAAAGCAGATAAAATACCAAACCATAAATatccaaataatttaaataaaacctgAATTTACTTGAAATTCCCATCATAGGAAGTCTGAAAAGGTCTTGTTATATTGAATTATCTAGGTAGCTTTAGTTTGCCACTCAAATTTTCTTGTAGAGTCATGTGCCGTATAaggacgttttggtcaatgacagactgcatatacgactGTGGTCCCATATATTAGacccacatagcctaggtgtatagtaggctataccactgAGGCTTGTGTAACACCCTCTATGATgctcacacaatgacaaaatcacctgatgcatttttcagaacgtatccctgtcattagGTGATGTATGACTGTGTGTGAGGACTGTGTCAAACTCAGCCAAAGACTCAGTACTACTTTATGGTCCTGGAATGAATGGGCCAACTTATCCAGTATTTTGAAGAGGTGAAGAGGTAGCTCTGAGACAACAGTTTTGTTAAAGTGGTGCATACGATCAAGTGTATAGTCCTTAGAGCCAGCCTCTCGATGTTCTATACAACTTCAAGATGGAATTGAAACCTGTGAATTTCCTATGACGAACACAACAAAGTGGTTAATGTATAACTGGAGATAACGTTTTACtgggttatttaaaattttcactcaTGATTTGCAAAAGGAAATATCAAACAACAAATGGAAAACGTTTGCTACACAACTGGCAAAAACATATCAAAGTAGACTATATCACACGTACCTTTGCtgtttagaaaatatgaataaaaataatatcactgTTAGCCCAAATATTCCAAGGATAATAATTAAGAACCATGGAAACTGGAAATCTGAAACACACAAGAACAATATCTCACTCAGAGAATTATGAATAATTGAAGTTTacatttcatgttcttttttcacataacagtattttctaatttgtattcATCCAGGAAAGTCAGTGATTTCACTTGATaatcactgaaataaaatgtaatgatgtaGGAGTATTTTCTGTTCCAAGAACACCTCTGTCCACTTTTCAAATCctttcacatacaaaaaaaaaaaaaaaaaattaaaataaagaaaacagcacaCAGTTTAAGCACAGTTCATGTTtatgaaaaaaaccaaactgcTTTAAGCATCTTATGTGTTCAGGGTGTGTCCCTAAAGTCTTCAACTCTAGGAAAAATTGCTGCTTGGTAACATATGCCTTTACCTAAATAATGTCCACTTGGTCcaacagcccccccccccccccctgtttttttgctgaggaagattagccctgagctaacatctgtgccaatcttcctccaatttataCGTGgactgccaccacagcatggctgatctgcgcccaggatctaaacctgtgaacccaggctgccaaagtgaacttaaccactacaccagggggccagccctggttccctttttttttaaggtgtggtgatttttgtttttatcctccAGACTGAGGATCTATCAAAAAGATGGGGACAGAGTTTTTATTTGAGTCATAACAAACTTTTTAGATATGCAGAGTATGtaagttacttaaaaaaatatatcctttgACAGAAGATCGCTACTGAGGCTCCCATCTTCAGATTTTCATACACTTTGTAGCAAATGTGGGGGACTttgtaaaatttctatttcattcccTAAGAACAAGTGCCTACAACCACCTTCCAGTTCGTTCCCAGTATTCTTACTACACTGACAGAGgttatcaattttttaataaaaaagataagtgtAATTTACCTTAATGTTGCTTTATTAAAAGTAGGCTTTTatataaatggtgttgggaaaaccagacagccacatgcaaaagagtgaaagtataccattatttttcaccatacacaaaaattaactcaaaatggattaaagacttgaaggtaagatgtgaaaccataaaactcctggaagaaaatataggcagtatactctttgacatcagtcttggaaGGATCTttctgaataccatgtctacttgggcaagggaaacagaaaaattaagaagtgggacttcattagactaaagagcttctgcaaggcataggaaactagaaaaaaaaggaaaagaacccaccaactgggagaaaatatttgaaaatcatatatctgacaaggggttaatctccaaaatatataaagaactcaaagaactcaacaattgaaaaaaaaaaaagatcaaaagctgagcagaggatctgaacagacatttctccaaagcagatatacagatggtcaacaggcacatgaaaagatcgtCAACagcactaattattagggaaatgcaaatcaaaactacaatgagatattacctacACCTGTttgaatggctataattaccaagacaaaaaacaaatgtcacagaggatgaggagaaaagggaaccctcatacactgctggtggggatgtaatctggtgcagccagtatggaaaatagtatggagatttctcaaaaaattaaaaatagaaataccatacaacccagctatcccattactggatgtttatccaaagaaacAAATCTATACTTCAGAGACTTatgcattcctatgttcattgcagtattattcacaatagccaagatgtggaagcaacccaagtgctcactgactgataaatggataaaaaagatgtggtatatatacaatggaatactacttagccataaaaaagacaaaattgtcccatttgcaacaatatggatggaacttgagggcattatgttaagtgaaataaaccagccagagaaagacaaataccacgatttcactcatatgtggaagataaacaaacacatagacaaagagaacagattagtagttaccagaggggaagggggttagggggTGGCCATAAGGAGTAAAgaggcacatacatatggtgacggacaaataataatgtagaactgaaatttcacaatgttagaaactattgtgacctcaataaaataaaaataaaaaaagaaaaaaatctgagaaactgtcacaaccaaAGAAGCTTAAAGAGACttgataaataaatgtaatgtgcTATCCTGGAATGGAAAAAGACtattaagtaaaaactaaggaacTCTGAATAGGCTATGcaatttacttaataaaaatgtatcaatattggttcattaatttaGCAAATGAATCAtcctaatgtaagatgttaataataggggaaactgggtgcagGGTATATAGGAACTTTCTATAATagtctcaatttttctgtaaatctataactgttctaaaattaaacTCTTTATATAAAAAAGTAGGCTTTTATgctataatattcttttattattttaattttcttattctgttaTTAAAATCCCCAAAGGAGATGTTAGGGGTATTATAAGAATTAGTAGGGCAGAGAATACCACATTGTACCTTGTGGTATCTATACTTTTATATCAATGACATATTCAGGAATATAACATAAAGCAAgagcttcagttttttctttttgtttttcaccaCAGAAGGaaaactcagttaaaaaaacCTATGTTAAGTGAGTTAAATGCCATTATGATAAGCTTAAATGGCACGTGGCAAATGTGGTTTTTAAACCAGAATTTCATCATATCAAATTGTCTGAAACAACAAGCCTGTTAAGTAGAGCTTAGAAAAAATGGTACTATAGACATTTTCGTCAAAGTGTTATTTTGTATTATGGATTCTACCTGTACTATAAATGcagaaatataaatttcatttctctgtagCTTGTGATTGTTTCATGTAACAGACCTAAGCTCCGCATACGATCCTGTAAACCTTCTGTTTTTAATAGAGATGAACTATAGACAACTCCCATTTGGGAGTGACAGTATTTTATACATTCACTGTTCATTGTTAAGCAGCTTTATTTCTCTATCTAAAAGCTTCAATTCTTTCATTCTGAATTTATAGGTGTCATTTCTTTAAGCTTTaattatctttgtatttctcttatgtAGGATCTTCAAATGTTCCATGTTACTCTGAAGCATAACTGGAACACTACTTAATAAGCCATCCTCCAGGTAAAAGCCACAGCTGAACTTTCTAAAACCAATAAGCGCCCGCCATTGACTAGCTATGCTGACTCGATATTAAGCTTTCTCTTAGATGCCATGTATACATCCATCCATGTAGATACAGAATTTCTTCACTAggcatttgaaaaacattttttctgattataatggAAAACAAACATTGTAGAAAATCTTAGAAATACAGAAACATACAAAGAATCACTGAATTTTTCTTATCCAGAGATACCTCCCATTAATATCTTAGCATATCTTCCTATCTCTAACTTACACCTATCCCAGGACTTTTCCTgaattaaataatttgcaaacTAAATCCTCCTTCCACTTTTGTGCTGGATAATACCTATTATAGATAGTGAGCTCGAGATCTCTCACCCTGACATTTGATGCTAATGTG
The window above is part of the Equus przewalskii isolate Varuska chromosome 20, EquPr2, whole genome shotgun sequence genome. Proteins encoded here:
- the GHR gene encoding growth hormone receptor isoform X3, which translates into the protein MDLWQLLLTLAVAGSSDAFSGSEAIPATLGRASQSLQRVNPGLRTNSSGKPKFTKCRSPELETFSCHWTDGVRHGLKSPGSVQLFYIRRSTQEWTQEWKECPDYVSAGENSCYFNSSYTSIWIPYCIKLTSNGGTVDQKCFSVEEIVQPDPPIGLNWTLLNISLTGIHADIQVRWEPPPNADVQKGWIVLEYELQYKEVNETQWKMMDPVLSTSVPVYSLRLDKEYEVRVRSRQRNSEKYGEFSEVLYVTLPQMSPLACEEDFQFPWFLIIILGIFGLTVILFLFIFSKQQRIKMLILPPVPVPKIKGIDPDLLKEGKLEEVNTILAVHDNYKPEFYNDDSWVEFIELDIDDPDEKTEGSDTDRLLSNDHQKSLNILGAKDDDSGRTSCYEPDILETDFNASDMSDGTSEVAQPQRLKGEADLLCLDQKNQKDSSSSNATPATQQPSVILAEENKPRPLLIGGTESTHQAAHTQLSNPSSLANIDFYAQVSDITPAGSVVLSPGQKNKTGISQCDMHPEVVSLCQANFIMDNAYFCEADAKKCIPVAPHVEVESRVEPSFNQEDIYITTESLTTTAGRSGTAERASSSEMPVPDYTSIHIVQSPQGLVLNATALPLPDKEFLSSCGYVSTDQLNKIMP
- the GHR gene encoding growth hormone receptor isoform X2, which codes for MRAAGPTGMDLWQLLLTLAVAGSSDAFSGSEAIPATLGRASQSLQRVNPGLRTNSSGKPKFTKCRSPELETFSCHWTDGVRHGLKSPGSVQLFYIRRSTQEWTQEWKECPDYVSAGENSCYFNSSYTSIWIPYCIKLTSNGGTVDQKCFSVEEIVQPDPPIGLNWTLLNISLTGIHADIQVRWEPPPNADVQKGWIVLEYELQYKEVNETQWKMMDPVLSTSVPVYSLRLDKEYEVRVRSRQRNSEKYGEFSEVLYVTLPQMSPLACEEDFQFPWFLIIILGIFGLTVILFLFIFSKQQRIKMLILPPVPVPKIKGIDPDLLKEGKLEEVNTILAVHDNYKPEFYNDDSWVEFIELDIDDPDEKTEGSDTDRLLSNDHQKSLNILGAKDDDSGRTSCYEPDILETDFNASDMSDGTSEVAQPQRLKGEADLLCLDQKNQKDSSSSNATPATQQPSVILAEENKPRPLLIGGTESTHQAAHTQLSNPSSLANIDFYAQVSDITPAGSVVLSPGQKNKTGISQCDMHPEVVSLCQANFIMDNAYFCEADAKKCIPVAPHVEVESRVEPSFNQEDIYITTESLTTTAGRSGTAERASSSEMPVPDYTSIHIVQSPQGLVLNATALPLPDKEFLSSCGYVSTDQLNKIMP
- the GHR gene encoding growth hormone receptor isoform X1, which produces MGRGGGLGSGGGGGWQRRLLQRRWRRLLLSRGGGGDPGGPAPSATARVRTRALSPAARLGGPTGMDLWQLLLTLAVAGSSDAFSGSEAIPATLGRASQSLQRVNPGLRTNSSGKPKFTKCRSPELETFSCHWTDGVRHGLKSPGSVQLFYIRRSTQEWTQEWKECPDYVSAGENSCYFNSSYTSIWIPYCIKLTSNGGTVDQKCFSVEEIVQPDPPIGLNWTLLNISLTGIHADIQVRWEPPPNADVQKGWIVLEYELQYKEVNETQWKMMDPVLSTSVPVYSLRLDKEYEVRVRSRQRNSEKYGEFSEVLYVTLPQMSPLACEEDFQFPWFLIIILGIFGLTVILFLFIFSKQQRIKMLILPPVPVPKIKGIDPDLLKEGKLEEVNTILAVHDNYKPEFYNDDSWVEFIELDIDDPDEKTEGSDTDRLLSNDHQKSLNILGAKDDDSGRTSCYEPDILETDFNASDMSDGTSEVAQPQRLKGEADLLCLDQKNQKDSSSSNATPATQQPSVILAEENKPRPLLIGGTESTHQAAHTQLSNPSSLANIDFYAQVSDITPAGSVVLSPGQKNKTGISQCDMHPEVVSLCQANFIMDNAYFCEADAKKCIPVAPHVEVESRVEPSFNQEDIYITTESLTTTAGRSGTAERASSSEMPVPDYTSIHIVQSPQGLVLNATALPLPDKEFLSSCGYVSTDQLNKIMP